A region of the Apus apus isolate bApuApu2 chromosome 5, bApuApu2.pri.cur, whole genome shotgun sequence genome:
GCAGGCACAACCCTATCTTTCAGACACAAATGAGTTCAGTTTCATATAAAAAGGTCACCAAACTTTCAGAATGTAGTTTTGTTGTGTCTAGTAGTTTGATTTATGGTAATCTCAGTCAATTATTAGAAGGAAGGGTCAGATTTGGATGTTCATACTGGATAACTAATGGCTTTATGTAAGGTGAGCTAATAGACGTGGATGCCTCAAGATCAAAGTCAAAATACATTTGGGTACTTACCtgagattctgattggacagCCATGTCTAGACCTTCCCATTCAGTAGGTGTCTTGGATAAGTAATTAACTTTCGAAACATTTCTCAGTTAATGTTACTAGAACTGTTATATTAAAAGACagcattattattaattttggaAGATAACGTAACTTTCAGATTCTTTCTCTATTTCAGGTGATCTGCTTTCTGCCAGACTGCAGATGTCAGTAGCATCACAAATGGACTTGCCTGAAGAAATTCAACATCCCTATACAAAATTTTCTGAATGGAAATTCAAGCTGTTTAAAGTGAGATCATTTGAAAAAACACCCAATGACAGCCAGCACATAAACAAAGATCAGGCAGGAGAGGTTGCTTCTTCAAACAAAGACATCATACTGCGTAAAGACAAAACAGTGCGAAGAGGAGAAAAGATGGACTTAGTGGGCAATAGACAGGCACTTGAGAAAGATGCCAGTGACATGAAAACACAAGACAGTAAAGCTCATCAGAACAATCTGAAGCAACTTTGCCGCATCTGTGGAGTTTCATTTAAAACTGATTACAAGAGAACTTATCCAGTGCATGGACCAGTAGATGATGAAACACTGTGGcttctgagaaagaaagaaaaaaaagcaacctcTTGGCCAGATCTTATAGCAAAGGTTTTTAAGACTGATGTGCGAAGAGATGTTGATACTATCCATCCCACTCAATTTTGTCACAACTGCTGGAGTATTATTCATAGAAAATTCAGTAATACTCCATGTGAAGGATATTTTCCTAGAAACAGCACAATGGAGTGGCAACCTCACTCCCCCAACTGTGATGTGTGCCACACTACTGGGCAGGGAGTCAAGAGAAAAAGCCAACCACCCAGTGTACAACATGGCAAACGTGTGGAGACCATTGCAGAGTATGGTCAAATAAACCAAGCACAgctaaacaacaaaaaattaattaaagataTTGTCAATTGCAAGAATATACATCTCAGTACCAACCTGCTTGCAGTTGATTACCCAGTAGATTTAATTAAATCCATCTCTTGCCAGATCTGTGAGCATATTTTGGCAGATCCAGTAGAAACATCATGTCGACATTTGTTTTGCAGAACTTGCATCCTTAAATGTATCAAGGTTATGGGCAGCTATTGCCCTTCCTGCTGGTATCCTTGCTTCCCTACTGATCTGGTAACCCCAGTGAAATCCTTCCTGAACATTCTTGATAGCCTGGGTATAAGATGCCCCATAAAGAAATGTGATGAAGAGATCTTGCATGGAAAATATGGCAAACACCTCTCCAGCCACAAGGAAATGAAAGATAGGGAGCACTACGGCCACAAAAACAAAGGGGGTAGACCAAGGCAACATCTCCTGTCTTTGACGAGAAGAGCACAGAAACATCGTCTGAGAGAACTGAAACATCAAGTCAAGGCTTTTGCTGAGAAAGAAGAGGGTGGTGATATAAAAGCTGTATGTATGACTTTGTTCCTGCTAGCTTTAAGAGCAAAAAATGAACACAGACAAGCTGATGAACTGGAGGCTATAATGCAAGGGAGAGGATCTGGACTTCACCCTGCTGTCTGCCTGGCAATCCGAGTTAACACTTTTCTCAGCTGCAGCCAATATCATAAAATGTATAGAACAGTAAAAGCTGTCACTGGGAGGCAGATATTCCAACCTTTGCATGCTCTTCGCACTGCTGAGAAAGCCCTCCTACCAGGTTATCATTCATTTAAGTGGCAACCTCCCTTGAAAAATGTATCCACTAACACAGAAGTCGGAATTATAGATGGACTATCAGGATTGACAGTTTCAATTGATGATTACCCAGTAGACACAATTGCCAAGAGATTTCGATATGATGCAGCCTTGGTTTGTGCCTTAAAGGACATGGAGGAGGAAATCTTGGAAGGcatgaaagcaaagcaactgGATGACTATTTTAATGGTCCCTTCACTGTGGTAGTAAAAGAGTCTTGTGATGGAATGGGAGATGTCAGTGAGAAGCATGGAAGTGGGCCTGCTGTCCCAGAGAAGGCTGTTCGATTTTCTTTCACAGTCATGAGCATTGCTATGGCCCATGGGAATGAAAGCAAGAGGATTTTTGAAGAAGTAAAGCCCAATTCAGAGTTGTGTTGCAAACCCTTGTGCCTTATGCTGGCTGATGAATCGGATCATGAAACTCTGACAGCAGTCCTGAGCCCCCTCATAGCAGAAAGAGAGGCTATGAAAAACAGTGAACTGCTGCTTGAAATGGGAGGCATCCTGAGAACATTCAAATTCATCTTTAGGGGCACAGGATATGATGAGAAACTTGTGCGGGAAGTGGAAGGTCTGGAAGCCTCAGGTTCCAGTTACATTTGTACTCTGTGTGATGCAACCCGCCTGGAGGCATCCCAGAATTTGGTCTTCCACTCCATAACCAGGAGCCATGCTGAAAATCTGAAGCGATATGAAATATGGAGGTCCAACCCGTATCATGAATCTGTTGATGAGCTTCGTGACAGAGTGAAGGGTGTTTCAGCCAAACCTTTTATTGAGACTGTTCCCTCCATAGATGCACTGCACTGCGACATTGGCAATGCAACAGAATTCTACAGGATTTTCCAGATGGAAATAGGTGAAGTTTACAAGAATCCTGATGTGTCtaaagaggagaggaagaggtggCAGTTGACTCTTGACAAACACCTCAGAAAGAAGATGAACTTGAAGCCTATGATGAGGATGAGTGGAAATTTTGCTAGAAAGCTTATGTCCAAAGAGACAGTAGAGGCAGTATGTGAATTAATAAAATGTGAGGAAAGGCATGAAGCCCTAAGAGAACTAATGGACCTTTATCTGAAGATGAAGCCAGTGTGGCGATCATCGTGCCCTGCCAAAGAGTGTCCAGAATTGCTGTGCCAGTATAGCTACAATTCACAGCGTTTTGCTGAGCTCCTATCTACAAAGTTCAAGTACAGATATGAAGGCAAGATTACAAATTATTTCCACAAAACCCTTGCTCATGTTCCTGAAATAATTGAAAGAGATGGATCCATTGGGGCCTGGGCAAGTGAAGGAAATGAGTCAGGAAACAAACTGTTCAGGAGGTTCCGAAAAATGAATGCCAGGCAGTCCAAATGCTATGAGATGGAGGATGTTTTGAAGCATCACTGGCTATATACGTCTAAGTACCTCCAGAAGTTCATGAATGctcataaaacattaaaaagcccAGGTTTCACCATGGATACAGAGGATAGTTTAGGTGACTCCTTGCCATTGGAAGAGGTCTTGGAAAGCAATGGTTCAGCAAAACTCTAAATGTAAAGTGCATTTGGTGTTGGGTTTGTGATGGTGTCTTCCTGCAAGGAGGCAGCTTCTTTTTTAGGTCTCTAGAGGGGCAGGAAAGTCTGTTAGTGTGGTTGAGTGGAGTTTATAATAAACACCATGTCTGTTAGGAGTTTTCAAAAGA
Encoded here:
- the RAG1 gene encoding V(D)J recombination-activating protein 1, which gives rise to METELYIRGCTGTNNYIRTTVKSQQSLMLLQMSCDTRRVVERRDQVIPARFPPPRLRYSELLPLTETAGITAVELTAIVSVSEKHRLAYLSPTDHPLLTNTFAHRQVPSDRHRCTTSRRALRTRPEVQAPRSAWIWQEGAFPRRRKPRSAPAPTNPAQVGKCSAPRAAPSACDGPYRRSAGRLLACQGPASQARRSLRPQAPASHQQPACTHRLSTPRQPIPADGHFRLLLGRHRDRGRPDQAGRTEAPRSLHCPLSPRRGNGSKVRTGGRSKRWVLVATLGSRSQSGKVLSLLGAGVHLCVPRSDLLSARLQMSVASQMDLPEEIQHPYTKFSEWKFKLFKVRSFEKTPNDSQHINKDQAGEVASSNKDIILRKDKTVRRGEKMDLVGNRQALEKDASDMKTQDSKAHQNNLKQLCRICGVSFKTDYKRTYPVHGPVDDETLWLLRKKEKKATSWPDLIAKVFKTDVRRDVDTIHPTQFCHNCWSIIHRKFSNTPCEGYFPRNSTMEWQPHSPNCDVCHTTGQGVKRKSQPPSVQHGKRVETIAEYGQINQAQLNNKKLIKDIVNCKNIHLSTNLLAVDYPVDLIKSISCQICEHILADPVETSCRHLFCRTCILKCIKVMGSYCPSCWYPCFPTDLVTPVKSFLNILDSLGIRCPIKKCDEEILHGKYGKHLSSHKEMKDREHYGHKNKGGRPRQHLLSLTRRAQKHRLRELKHQVKAFAEKEEGGDIKAVCMTLFLLALRAKNEHRQADELEAIMQGRGSGLHPAVCLAIRVNTFLSCSQYHKMYRTVKAVTGRQIFQPLHALRTAEKALLPGYHSFKWQPPLKNVSTNTEVGIIDGLSGLTVSIDDYPVDTIAKRFRYDAALVCALKDMEEEILEGMKAKQLDDYFNGPFTVVVKESCDGMGDVSEKHGSGPAVPEKAVRFSFTVMSIAMAHGNESKRIFEEVKPNSELCCKPLCLMLADESDHETLTAVLSPLIAEREAMKNSELLLEMGGILRTFKFIFRGTGYDEKLVREVEGLEASGSSYICTLCDATRLEASQNLVFHSITRSHAENLKRYEIWRSNPYHESVDELRDRVKGVSAKPFIETVPSIDALHCDIGNATEFYRIFQMEIGEVYKNPDVSKEERKRWQLTLDKHLRKKMNLKPMMRMSGNFARKLMSKETVEAVCELIKCEERHEALRELMDLYLKMKPVWRSSCPAKECPELLCQYSYNSQRFAELLSTKFKYRYEGKITNYFHKTLAHVPEIIERDGSIGAWASEGNESGNKLFRRFRKMNARQSKCYEMEDVLKHHWLYTSKYLQKFMNAHKTLKSPGFTMDTEDSLGDSLPLEEVLESNGSAKL